The following are encoded in a window of Bdellovibrionales bacterium genomic DNA:
- a CDS encoding LysM peptidoglycan-binding domain-containing protein, producing MFMKLVTAAFLITPCLAWSQTEYTVREGDTLLKIADRSLGSTDKKDPRRYEYAKNLVKLNPKLKNPNALVPGQTILLPGDAPSMKEAAVKETAPANEKVGSLKPVAAAAAVIAAKPEPHVAAPAAPAAPLPAPSPSAEVKPEAAAKEAPEKKEEHAKEAHSAEAAHHNFIFVQPRYQSVKLTSEDEANHTEATMKSNSSVGFDLQYGKIINERWHLLFQAGLTSTRFGEIEDGAGTNVGHKSETLKSFGVGVAYEATPSLHVDLMALYTEQSFLLPEATLGEYRLEAIAFPGVELNISWDIYSGARNIVGLSVIGEYLGNATKDGVEYKSALEPYGALYWKSNLGADRVNYKVTLTYKHGHQETSVNKKKEDVGTVGVGFYF from the coding sequence ATGTTTATGAAGCTTGTAACCGCTGCTTTTTTAATCACTCCCTGCTTAGCTTGGTCGCAGACTGAGTACACAGTTCGCGAAGGCGATACGCTGTTGAAAATCGCGGATCGGTCTTTGGGGAGTACGGATAAAAAAGATCCCCGTCGTTATGAGTATGCGAAGAATTTAGTTAAATTAAATCCAAAGCTGAAAAATCCAAATGCTCTCGTGCCGGGTCAGACGATTCTGTTACCTGGCGATGCTCCTTCGATGAAGGAGGCGGCGGTGAAGGAAACGGCACCGGCAAACGAAAAGGTCGGTTCGTTGAAACCTGTTGCTGCCGCAGCGGCAGTGATCGCAGCGAAGCCTGAACCGCACGTAGCGGCACCGGCAGCGCCGGCGGCTCCCCTGCCTGCACCATCACCTTCAGCGGAAGTAAAACCTGAAGCCGCGGCTAAAGAAGCTCCAGAAAAGAAAGAAGAGCATGCAAAAGAAGCGCATTCTGCAGAGGCTGCTCACCATAATTTCATTTTCGTTCAGCCGCGCTATCAAAGCGTGAAGCTAACGTCTGAAGATGAAGCAAATCACACGGAAGCGACGATGAAATCCAACAGCAGCGTGGGTTTTGATTTGCAATACGGTAAGATCATCAACGAGCGCTGGCATTTACTTTTTCAAGCGGGCCTGACAAGCACGCGGTTTGGCGAAATCGAAGACGGTGCGGGTACGAACGTAGGTCACAAGTCTGAAACATTGAAATCATTTGGGGTGGGCGTGGCTTACGAGGCGACTCCGAGCCTGCATGTGGATTTAATGGCGTTGTACACGGAACAGAGCTTCTTGCTGCCGGAAGCGACTTTGGGCGAATACAGGCTGGAAGCGATTGCCTTTCCGGGGGTGGAGCTCAATATCTCTTGGGACATTTACTCAGGAGCAAGAAACATCGTGGGTCTGTCTGTGATTGGCGAGTACCTGGGCAATGCCACGAAGGACGGTGTTGAGTACAAATCAGCGCTGGAGCCTTACGGAGCTCTGTACTGGAAATCGAACCTTGGAGCGGATCGCGTGAACTACAAGGTGACTTTGACTTACAAGCACGGCCACCAGGAGACGAGCGTGAACAAGAAGAAGGAAGATGTTGGTACTGTGGGCGTGGGGTTTTATTTTTAG
- a CDS encoding GNAT family N-acetyltransferase, whose translation MQEISKDGFLLTTDKSKLSLDTICGFLARSHWAANRKRSTVAKSIENSLCYGVFFNGRQVAFARLVTDYSTYAYLCDVFVDEEFRGQGLSKWMMEAIMSNPELSELRRFTLFTKDAHGLYAKFGFQPLSAEENRRFMSILKEGV comes from the coding sequence ATGCAAGAGATCTCAAAAGACGGCTTTCTTCTGACGACGGATAAATCCAAATTATCGCTAGATACGATTTGCGGTTTTCTAGCCCGCAGCCACTGGGCTGCGAATCGCAAGCGTTCGACGGTGGCCAAGAGCATCGAAAATTCTTTATGTTACGGAGTTTTCTTTAATGGTCGCCAGGTGGCTTTTGCGCGGCTTGTGACGGACTACAGCACTTACGCTTATCTCTGCGATGTTTTTGTCGACGAAGAGTTTCGCGGCCAGGGACTTTCGAAGTGGATGATGGAAGCGATCATGAGCAATCCCGAGCTTTCGGAGCTGCGACGCTTTACTCTATTCACAAAAGATGCCCACGGTTTGTATGCGAAGTTTGGCTTTCAGCCACTCTCAGCAGAAGAAAATCGCCGATTTATGTCGATCCTAAAAGAAGGCGTCTAG
- a CDS encoding phosphatidylserine/phosphatidylglycerophosphate/cardiolipin synthase family protein, translating into MQYGPGKDDDFVHWNDFEAKVTSKELAESTAAHLQRFISRDKKTQKMVPFSTNQGCQPSQAPTEDTFQHFISVPYVDDHALEKEYVKLIDSAKTSIKISSPYLRPLPAVTAAIERAAKRGVDVQIQTRVVLKGDTQSELYEEANKESINTLYQKAKIYEWKEDSILHSKFILVDSTKAMIGSVNLSRRSFIQDVENGFLINDADVVKNMEQIFNSYVNKSAQITKPLPRKMIPTLKINILENQF; encoded by the coding sequence GTGCAATATGGCCCGGGTAAAGACGATGACTTTGTTCATTGGAATGATTTCGAAGCGAAAGTCACATCAAAGGAACTAGCAGAATCGACAGCGGCTCATCTGCAGCGCTTTATTTCGCGTGATAAGAAGACTCAAAAGATGGTGCCGTTCTCGACGAATCAAGGGTGTCAGCCGAGCCAAGCACCGACTGAGGATACGTTTCAGCATTTTATCTCGGTTCCGTACGTCGATGATCATGCCCTTGAAAAAGAGTACGTGAAACTCATCGACTCAGCCAAAACTTCGATCAAAATATCCAGTCCGTATCTGAGGCCCCTTCCGGCAGTCACAGCGGCGATCGAGCGCGCAGCAAAACGGGGAGTCGATGTCCAAATCCAAACCCGCGTAGTACTCAAAGGCGACACTCAGTCGGAGCTTTATGAAGAGGCGAACAAAGAGAGCATCAATACGCTTTACCAAAAGGCAAAGATCTACGAGTGGAAGGAAGACTCGATTCTGCATTCAAAATTTATTTTGGTTGATAGCACAAAGGCCATGATTGGCTCGGTCAATTTGAGCCGCCGCAGTTTCATTCAAGACGTCGAAAACGGCTTCCTGATCAACGACGCCGACGTCGTAAAAAACATGGAACAGATTTTCAATTCCTACGTCAATAAATCAGCCCAAATCACGAAGCCATTGCCTCGTAAGATGATTCCAACGCTGAAAATCAATATCCTCGAAAACCAGTTTTAA
- a CDS encoding YihY/virulence factor BrkB family protein, with product MRDGEIQLVAASLSFSTLLSVVPFLSVILATFKFLGGDDILYSRVENLLLLYFKEAAGAEFTLVIKTAIRNIHAGGLGFIGATFLVITSFRLMHDMEFGIHRVWNQRNTRPLLKRFFIYFFLVIILPVFLAIYVGFTTLVRMEFGKQFLPGTATGVSTLILVLYLVYKYVPDLKVKAKSAFFSALLAASGLWVVQNTFTWVTVKFFRISNIYGSFAAVPIFLIWVLTVWYVILGGVAICASTQRRQLLEDEAENTGVL from the coding sequence CTGCGCGACGGAGAAATCCAGTTGGTGGCAGCGAGCTTGTCGTTTTCGACTCTGTTGTCTGTGGTGCCCTTTCTTTCGGTGATCCTGGCGACTTTTAAATTCTTGGGCGGCGATGATATTCTGTACTCGCGAGTTGAAAACTTGCTGCTACTTTATTTCAAGGAAGCGGCGGGGGCTGAGTTCACGCTGGTAATTAAGACTGCGATTCGCAACATTCACGCCGGCGGCCTCGGCTTTATCGGTGCTACGTTCTTAGTGATCACGAGCTTTCGCCTGATGCATGATATGGAGTTCGGGATTCACCGCGTGTGGAATCAGCGCAATACGCGCCCTCTTCTGAAGCGCTTCTTTATTTACTTTTTCTTGGTGATCATCCTGCCTGTTTTCTTGGCAATTTACGTGGGTTTTACGACTCTGGTGCGCATGGAGTTCGGCAAGCAGTTCCTGCCGGGCACAGCGACGGGAGTCAGTACGCTGATTCTGGTGTTGTATTTGGTCTATAAGTACGTGCCGGATCTGAAGGTCAAAGCCAAGTCCGCGTTCTTTTCGGCGTTGCTCGCGGCCTCGGGCCTGTGGGTGGTTCAGAACACATTTACCTGGGTGACAGTGAAATTTTTCCGTATCAGCAACATCTACGGGAGTTTCGCGGCCGTGCCGATCTTCCTGATCTGGGTTCTGACCGTGTGGTACGTGATTTTAGGGGGCGTTGCCATCTGCGCTTCGACCCAAAGACGGCAGCTACTGGAAGATGAGGCTGAAAACACTGGGGTTTTGTAG
- a CDS encoding MBL fold metallo-hydrolase has product MTTQHLKLKIGAYEVCPIPTGIFGLDGGAMFGTVPKVLWEKTNPPDEKNRIQMEARGLLLKSRGNNILIDTGNGGDFVTKYGDKLGPKFAEMYNIDDSGPSLLKSLKAHGLNPEDIDHVILTHLHFDHAGGATTERDHKLVPTFPKAKYYVQQANLETASTPNLRERASYYPANFQPLIDNNQLVILKGPTENLLPGISTLISNGHTQGQQMVKVSDGKTTLLYCGDVVPTSTHVKIPWLMGYDLHPLVLMEEKQKYLSEAADHNWYLFFEHDPYCDSALIEKKGADFAVKERYWL; this is encoded by the coding sequence ATGACGACCCAACATTTGAAGCTTAAAATCGGCGCCTATGAAGTCTGCCCGATTCCGACAGGAATCTTCGGGCTCGACGGCGGCGCGATGTTTGGAACCGTACCCAAAGTTCTGTGGGAAAAAACCAACCCGCCGGATGAGAAGAACCGCATCCAGATGGAAGCTCGCGGTTTGCTGCTAAAATCCCGCGGTAACAATATTCTCATCGACACCGGCAATGGTGGCGACTTCGTCACCAAGTACGGTGACAAGCTCGGACCGAAATTCGCTGAGATGTACAACATCGATGACAGTGGACCGAGTTTGCTAAAATCACTCAAAGCGCATGGCCTCAATCCCGAGGACATCGATCATGTGATTCTGACTCACCTGCATTTTGACCATGCCGGCGGCGCCACCACAGAGCGCGATCACAAACTTGTACCGACCTTTCCGAAGGCAAAGTACTACGTTCAGCAGGCAAACCTCGAGACCGCAAGTACGCCGAATCTGCGCGAACGTGCCAGCTACTACCCGGCGAACTTTCAGCCGTTGATTGATAACAATCAGCTCGTGATTTTGAAGGGACCTACGGAAAATCTTCTTCCGGGAATTTCAACGCTGATCTCGAATGGTCATACGCAGGGACAGCAGATGGTGAAAGTTTCCGACGGAAAAACGACACTGCTCTACTGTGGCGACGTCGTCCCCACCAGCACGCACGTGAAAATCCCGTGGCTCATGGGCTATGATCTGCATCCGCTCGTGTTGATGGAAGAAAAACAAAAGTACTTGTCTGAGGCCGCAGACCATAACTGGTACTTGTTCTTCGAACACGATCCGTACTGTGATTCCGCACTGATTGAGAAAAAGGGCGCTGACTTTGCAGTCAAGGAACGATACTGGTTATAG
- a CDS encoding 1-acyl-sn-glycerol-3-phosphate acyltransferase gives MKDWKYENEQWTKLPTYLKHLPLFTRHIDLFSAFWRYVWSIFLKDIAFKFYIRLKVTGGSFAQIYKEHPRLIVISNHASHLDAVSVAASIPRRYWLDLYIAAAKDYFFTNPLFTFFSKHCLGAIPIDRKDRRGEAINLIIKLLNELPRMWLIIFPEGTRSKTGKIQEFKRGISIFAERTKTPILFLYLEGNADLWPKGNLLPKPGKLVIHVGPVHPPADIKTVFAAYKAWVMTINPDAFPAANEEQAPGEASNDDPTFEA, from the coding sequence ATGAAGGATTGGAAGTACGAAAACGAACAGTGGACGAAGCTACCGACTTATTTAAAGCACTTGCCACTCTTCACCAGACATATCGACTTGTTTAGCGCTTTCTGGCGCTATGTTTGGAGTATTTTCCTTAAAGACATCGCTTTTAAGTTTTACATCCGCCTCAAAGTCACCGGCGGCAGTTTCGCGCAAATTTACAAAGAACACCCCCGCCTGATTGTGATTTCAAATCATGCGAGTCACTTAGACGCGGTTTCGGTGGCGGCTTCCATCCCCCGCCGTTATTGGCTCGATCTGTACATCGCAGCGGCGAAGGATTACTTTTTCACGAATCCTCTTTTCACGTTCTTCTCAAAGCACTGTTTAGGGGCGATTCCGATTGACCGTAAAGACCGCCGTGGCGAGGCCATTAACCTCATTATCAAGCTCCTGAACGAGCTTCCACGCATGTGGCTGATTATCTTTCCTGAGGGCACAAGATCGAAGACAGGCAAGATTCAGGAGTTTAAACGCGGTATCAGCATCTTTGCTGAGCGCACGAAGACGCCGATTTTGTTTTTATACCTTGAAGGCAATGCGGATTTGTGGCCGAAGGGGAATTTGCTGCCAAAACCTGGTAAGCTAGTAATCCATGTAGGACCTGTTCATCCTCCGGCTGATATCAAGACCGTGTTTGCGGCTTACAAAGCGTGGGTGATGACGATCAATCCTGATGCATTCCCGGCGGCAAATGAAGAACAAGCACCGGGGGAGGCAAGCAATGACGACCCAACATTTGAAGCTTAA
- a CDS encoding phosphatidate cytidylyltransferase — MIGTSWSSPVYQQTVIIVLSIIFGSGLIVYFLRQQNYYFTSSWASIKSWLIVAPVLFILMGLPDPFPLLVLTAIAIMGAKVFFQLMGMFHRSYFVLICYAGIAALGVCAYFNRVDIYNVMPMAVLGVSCLVPMFRNNYKRMIQYISLTLLGFIFLGWSFMHLGLIMHLENGIYQVIYLIILTEFCDNTNLALGRYFGKFKLFPKLNPRRTLGGLGISILLTLVLAGAMRFLLPDRSDKYWLTAGLIASLGGFIGDLVMSVIRKDAGVKIVGPFIIGRGDFLSRMDRLIFVAPIYFYVMLALPDISL, encoded by the coding sequence ATGATCGGCACATCCTGGTCCAGCCCTGTCTATCAGCAAACAGTGATCATCGTCTTGAGCATCATCTTCGGCTCGGGCTTGATCGTGTACTTCCTGAGACAACAGAACTATTACTTCACTTCGAGCTGGGCGAGTATTAAGAGCTGGCTCATTGTCGCTCCGGTGTTATTTATTTTGATGGGTCTTCCGGATCCATTCCCACTCCTCGTCCTTACGGCGATTGCGATTATGGGCGCAAAGGTTTTCTTTCAGCTCATGGGGATGTTCCACCGCAGTTATTTTGTTTTAATCTGCTATGCCGGGATCGCAGCTCTGGGAGTGTGCGCGTACTTTAATCGTGTGGATATCTACAACGTCATGCCGATGGCAGTCCTCGGTGTCTCGTGCTTAGTTCCGATGTTTAGAAATAACTATAAGCGCATGATTCAGTACATTTCGCTGACTCTTCTGGGATTTATCTTCCTTGGCTGGTCGTTCATGCACTTGGGTTTGATCATGCATCTTGAGAACGGTATTTACCAAGTTATCTACCTCATCATCCTGACTGAGTTCTGCGATAACACGAACTTGGCGCTGGGAAGATATTTCGGAAAATTCAAACTCTTTCCGAAATTGAATCCGCGCCGTACGCTTGGTGGTTTAGGGATTTCGATCTTGCTAACTCTCGTCCTTGCCGGAGCAATGCGCTTCTTGTTGCCGGATCGTTCAGACAAGTACTGGCTGACGGCAGGCTTAATCGCGTCGCTCGGTGGCTTTATCGGTGACCTAGTGATGAGTGTGATCAGAAAAGACGCGGGAGTAAAAATCGTAGGTCCCTTCATTATTGGCCGTGGTGACTTCTTATCGCGCATGGATAGATTGATCTTTGTGGCTCCGATTTACTTTTACGTGATGCTTGCATTACCGGATATTTCATTATGA
- a CDS encoding sigma-54-dependent Fis family transcriptional regulator: MKSTRAFHLLVVDDDSLIHQALKLCVPAPWKIVSVSKKELVPYTNFFHAAMVDMHLTPGSNEPEGVQVIEKLMKHNAQLEVVAMSGDLNRETMEQCLKVGAQRFLAKPLLAEEVKLVLDKIEAYWSIRNLDTAGKNIAWVGVSSAAQKIRKRIADLKGESNTILIEGETGCGKEVAARLLNQQEDERPFITVNISSIPENLFESELFGHTKGSFTGADQNKIGLAEAAHGGDLFLDEIEALPLTQQVKLLRFLESGEVRKVGSKDVTHVQTRVIVASNQPLKKLVAEGKFREDLYFRLSSQRIELPPLRDRKEDIAELARNFLEMERPKRNKQFTDDGLKALEAYNWPGNVRELKRVCEQISLVSPLPFIREDDVENLLNPGAAKAKTEYLSPAFKDIDFSKGLNFLVEEFEANLIRACLKAHKDVEEASKVFKVSRSNLYKKIKDYNIDEDAL; encoded by the coding sequence ATGAAAAGTACTAGAGCATTTCATCTATTGGTCGTTGATGATGATTCCTTAATTCACCAGGCTCTGAAGCTGTGCGTTCCCGCGCCGTGGAAGATTGTTTCTGTATCGAAAAAGGAACTCGTTCCGTACACAAACTTCTTCCACGCAGCGATGGTTGACATGCATCTAACTCCGGGAAGCAACGAGCCTGAAGGTGTTCAAGTCATCGAAAAGTTGATGAAGCACAATGCTCAGCTCGAAGTCGTCGCGATGTCCGGAGATCTCAATCGCGAGACCATGGAGCAATGTTTGAAAGTCGGCGCGCAGAGATTTCTCGCAAAGCCGCTTCTCGCTGAAGAAGTAAAACTCGTGCTTGATAAAATCGAAGCTTACTGGAGCATCCGCAATCTCGATACAGCCGGTAAGAACATCGCGTGGGTTGGCGTGAGCTCAGCTGCGCAAAAAATCAGAAAGCGCATCGCCGATCTGAAGGGCGAAAGCAACACGATCCTCATCGAGGGTGAAACCGGTTGCGGTAAAGAAGTCGCGGCACGTCTCTTAAATCAGCAAGAAGACGAGCGTCCGTTCATCACCGTGAATATTTCCAGCATTCCTGAAAATCTTTTTGAATCAGAACTCTTCGGTCATACGAAAGGTTCATTCACAGGTGCGGATCAAAACAAAATCGGCCTTGCAGAAGCCGCTCACGGTGGGGACTTGTTCCTCGATGAGATCGAGGCATTGCCACTGACTCAACAAGTGAAGCTTCTTCGTTTCTTAGAGTCCGGCGAAGTTCGTAAAGTCGGCTCTAAAGACGTCACTCACGTGCAAACACGCGTGATCGTGGCGAGCAATCAGCCGCTGAAAAAACTGGTGGCTGAGGGTAAATTCCGCGAAGACTTATACTTCCGTCTTTCAAGTCAGCGTATTGAGCTGCCACCATTAAGAGATCGCAAAGAAGATATCGCAGAGCTTGCGAGAAACTTCCTTGAAATGGAACGCCCGAAGCGCAACAAGCAATTCACTGATGACGGCTTAAAAGCACTCGAAGCTTACAACTGGCCCGGCAACGTGCGCGAACTGAAACGCGTGTGCGAGCAGATCAGTCTGGTATCGCCATTGCCATTTATCCGCGAAGACGACGTCGAGAATCTTTTAAATCCGGGAGCTGCGAAAGCCAAAACGGAATACTTAAGCCCGGCGTTTAAAGACATCGACTTCTCGAAAGGTTTGAACTTCTTGGTTGAAGAATTCGAAGCCAATCTTATCCGCGCGTGCTTGAAAGCGCACAAGGATGTCGAGGAGGCTTCGAAGGTTTTCAAAGTTTCGCGCTCGAACCTGTATAAGAAAATCAAAGACTACAACATCGATGAGGACGCATTATGA
- a CDS encoding alpha/beta hydrolase: protein MKTIYFLVSLLFCSVTCLAASAKGPQSTFIKLDDGVERYVEYVKPQKGKPWIVFTNGLVYEIERWGDLDKKLIAQGYGIFHYYFRGQDLTLAREAEQSSQQPAFFKTGLERKDFADELHELLAKTGINDKVILVGLSYGAHIAATFAEQYPASVDEVVFMAPLVVPLEKYQPQGQWLDWNLMWVKMMWGPYFYEYAYRQIYGTYLRDRVTEDRVPEHLAAIPDTYRESLYFLVRAVRDFDLKTYKFSKLAPNSVHYFVAQEDEEGAFKDQVAAFDGTDSRSQGSLIWLPDSAHAIPDSAPSDAAYYLRFLIERDPRLEQGKKYKNTSQGLKAW from the coding sequence ATGAAAACAATTTACTTTCTTGTCAGCCTTCTTTTTTGTTCCGTTACTTGTTTGGCGGCTTCTGCAAAAGGGCCCCAAAGCACATTCATCAAGCTTGATGACGGTGTCGAAAGATACGTCGAGTACGTCAAGCCCCAAAAGGGCAAGCCTTGGATTGTTTTCACCAACGGTCTTGTGTATGAAATCGAGCGCTGGGGCGATCTCGATAAAAAGCTCATCGCTCAAGGCTATGGCATTTTCCATTACTATTTCCGCGGCCAAGATCTGACTCTGGCTCGCGAGGCCGAACAATCTTCTCAGCAGCCGGCTTTCTTCAAAACGGGCCTTGAGCGCAAGGACTTTGCTGATGAATTGCATGAACTTCTCGCGAAAACCGGCATCAACGACAAAGTGATCCTCGTCGGTCTTTCCTATGGCGCGCACATCGCAGCGACCTTCGCCGAACAATATCCGGCGAGTGTTGATGAAGTCGTCTTTATGGCGCCACTCGTGGTGCCGCTCGAGAAGTACCAACCACAAGGGCAGTGGCTTGATTGGAATCTGATGTGGGTGAAGATGATGTGGGGACCCTACTTCTACGAGTACGCCTATCGCCAAATTTATGGCACCTACTTGCGTGACCGCGTGACAGAAGACCGCGTGCCGGAGCATTTGGCAGCGATCCCAGATACGTACCGCGAAAGCTTGTATTTCCTCGTGCGTGCGGTTCGTGACTTTGACTTGAAAACATATAAATTCAGCAAATTGGCGCCGAATTCAGTTCACTACTTCGTTGCTCAAGAAGACGAGGAGGGAGCGTTTAAAGATCAAGTTGCGGCCTTTGACGGGACGGATTCTCGCTCTCAAGGAAGTCTTATTTGGCTCCCGGATTCTGCTCATGCGATCCCAGACAGTGCGCCGAGCGATGCTGCTTACTATTTGCGCTTTTTAATTGAGCGCGATCCTCGACTTGAGCAGGGGAAGAAATATAAAAACACTTCCCAAGGTCTTAAGGCCTGGTAA
- the serA gene encoding phosphoglycerate dehydrogenase yields MSSNSLKILLVENIHQVAKERLEEEGFKVDLISYAPSEEELLKVLPQYQVLGIRSKTELTAKVLENNPHLFTIGAFCIGTNQVDLKAARKEGIPVFNAPHSNTRSVAELVIAEMIALSRQLGDRNTLAHRGEWMKSADGSREVRGKTLGIVGYGHIGSQVSILAEDLGMRVVFYDVVKKLPLGNAQAKSSLDELLKVSDFVSLHVPETPQTKDMMGAKQFKHMKKGAHLINASRGTVVVIEDLVEALKSKHIAGCAIDVFPEEPASNKVKFVTPLQNLPNVILTPHIGGSTEEAQFAIGIEVAESFRRYLKIGSSSGAVNFPNVDLPVKQGTSRILNVHRNEPGVLGEINGIISREGANIEAQYLSTDDKIGYMVMDLSSPHAQQLADDIQKLSRSIRTRVVY; encoded by the coding sequence ATGAGCTCAAATTCATTGAAAATCCTGTTAGTCGAAAATATTCACCAAGTTGCCAAAGAACGATTGGAAGAAGAGGGCTTCAAAGTCGATTTGATCTCTTATGCCCCTTCCGAAGAAGAGCTTCTGAAAGTTCTGCCTCAGTATCAAGTTCTTGGCATCCGCTCAAAGACGGAACTCACCGCCAAAGTTTTAGAAAATAATCCGCATCTTTTCACGATCGGGGCTTTTTGCATCGGCACCAATCAAGTTGATTTGAAAGCCGCTCGCAAAGAGGGCATTCCGGTTTTCAATGCGCCTCACTCCAACACGCGAAGCGTGGCCGAGCTCGTGATTGCTGAAATGATCGCGCTGTCTCGTCAGCTTGGGGATCGCAATACACTCGCCCATCGCGGAGAGTGGATGAAGAGCGCCGACGGTTCGCGCGAAGTGCGCGGCAAAACATTGGGCATTGTCGGCTACGGCCACATCGGCAGTCAGGTGAGCATCCTTGCTGAAGACTTAGGGATGCGTGTAGTATTTTATGACGTGGTGAAGAAGCTCCCCCTCGGAAATGCCCAGGCGAAGTCTTCTTTAGATGAACTTTTAAAAGTTTCTGACTTTGTCAGCTTGCATGTTCCTGAGACTCCGCAAACCAAAGACATGATGGGTGCAAAACAATTTAAGCACATGAAAAAAGGGGCGCATCTCATCAATGCCAGCCGCGGCACGGTGGTTGTGATCGAAGACCTCGTTGAGGCCCTGAAATCTAAACACATCGCGGGTTGCGCGATTGACGTTTTCCCCGAAGAGCCAGCTTCAAACAAAGTGAAGTTCGTGACTCCATTGCAGAATCTTCCGAATGTGATCCTAACTCCGCACATCGGCGGCAGCACGGAAGAAGCCCAGTTCGCCATCGGCATCGAAGTGGCTGAAAGCTTCCGCCGTTATTTGAAAATCGGTTCAAGCAGTGGCGCCGTGAATTTTCCGAACGTAGATTTGCCGGTGAAGCAAGGGACTTCTCGTATTTTGAATGTCCATCGCAATGAGCCGGGTGTCTTGGGTGAAATCAACGGCATTATCTCGCGCGAAGGTGCGAACATCGAAGCACAGTATTTATCGACCGACGACAAGATCGGTTACATGGTCATGGATCTGAGCTCACCGCACGCTCAGCAGCTCGCGGATGATATCCAAAAACTCAGTCGCAGCATCCGCACGCGGGTCGTTTACTAA
- a CDS encoding ABC transporter substrate-binding protein: protein MAKVIFIFAVLLGLSIQTYAADEVVRVGNLKFAHYGAISYMTEICGKYGLKVQERVFPKGIDIMPAIIAGEIDAAASAADAAIAGRASGVPIYAVAGFAKGGARVVIRPDLPIKSIKDFKGKKVGVARGGAQELLLLAELSKENLTWSDKPGKDVQIVYMAFADLNQALQSKNIDAMVQSEPQSSQAINKGWGKELMKPYNTPMGEPIRALVITEKMYNTRKAVAEKFMQCFVEATKTFIEKPEVAEKYVIEKMFKGQITPQDFKDAIGNSPYTYDITPEHIQITTDMMQKYGVGRMEKPPKATDWVKLDLLNDAKKALNIK from the coding sequence ATGGCAAAAGTGATCTTTATATTTGCTGTTCTTTTGGGCCTTTCCATTCAAACTTATGCCGCCGATGAAGTCGTCCGTGTCGGAAATCTGAAGTTCGCGCACTACGGAGCTATCAGTTACATGACAGAGATCTGCGGTAAGTACGGTCTAAAAGTCCAAGAGCGCGTGTTCCCCAAAGGCATCGATATTATGCCGGCGATCATCGCCGGTGAAATCGATGCGGCAGCCAGTGCCGCGGATGCCGCGATCGCTGGCCGCGCGAGTGGTGTGCCGATCTATGCTGTGGCCGGTTTTGCCAAAGGCGGAGCCCGCGTTGTCATTCGCCCGGATCTGCCGATTAAGTCCATCAAAGATTTCAAAGGTAAAAAAGTCGGCGTCGCCCGCGGCGGCGCTCAGGAATTATTACTGCTCGCGGAGCTTTCAAAAGAAAATCTAACTTGGTCAGATAAACCCGGAAAAGACGTGCAGATCGTCTACATGGCATTTGCTGATTTGAATCAGGCACTGCAATCTAAAAACATCGATGCCATGGTTCAGTCGGAACCCCAATCCTCGCAGGCCATCAACAAAGGCTGGGGGAAAGAGCTTATGAAGCCCTACAACACGCCGATGGGCGAACCGATCCGCGCGCTTGTGATCACCGAGAAAATGTACAACACCCGTAAAGCCGTGGCTGAGAAATTCATGCAGTGCTTTGTTGAAGCGACAAAAACCTTCATCGAAAAACCCGAGGTTGCTGAAAAGTATGTGATTGAAAAAATGTTTAAAGGCCAAATCACTCCGCAGGATTTCAAGGATGCCATCGGCAATTCGCCTTATACGTACGATATCACCCCGGAGCATATTCAGATCACAACGGACATGATGCAAAAATACGGCGTCGGCCGCATGGAGAAACCACCGAAAGCCACCGACTGGGTGAAGCTCGATCTTTTGAACGACGCGAAGAAGGCTTTGAATATCAAATAA